A window of the Miscanthus floridulus cultivar M001 chromosome 14, ASM1932011v1, whole genome shotgun sequence genome harbors these coding sequences:
- the LOC136504529 gene encoding protein TRIGALACTOSYLDIACYLGLYCEROL 5, chloroplastic-like: protein MVVSTFTGPGIGIGFGVGCGFGVGWGFGGMPLNMFGLGIGGGCGVGLGLGWGFGNAFGCQYRSSRVQFQGIEFQKKAKGDEAPKVVSPELAEKARPYG, encoded by the exons ATGGTGGTCAGCACATTCACTGGCCCTGGGATTGGGATCG GGTTTGGCGTCGGCTGCGGGTTCGGTGTCGGGTGGGGGTTCGGAG GAATGCCTCTTAACATGTTCGGCTTGGGTATCG GTGGGGGCTGTGGAGTTGGTCTTGGACTAGGATGGGGCTTTGGAAATGCTTTTGGTTGTCAGTATCGATCTTCAAGAGTCCAGTTCCAGGGAATTGAATTTCAGAAGAAGGCTAAAGGAGATGAAGCACCAAAAGTTGTTTCACCGGAGCTTGCTGAAAAGGCTCGTCCTTATGGCTAG
- the LOC136504528 gene encoding upstream activation factor subunit spp27-like, whose protein sequence is MSATTAAIRSGELLACPVALRRAPVVVSVRTRARARGAAVAVRAEATAEGVGKGGKKAAAGKKRPASGITKPKPISPELREFVGGAPELPRTEAIKLVWAHIKGNNLQDPNDKKIIICDDKLRKIFGGRDRVGFLEISGLLNPHFPK, encoded by the exons atgtcggcgacgacggcggcgatcCGTTCCGGGGAGCTCCTCGCGTGCCCCGTCGCGCTGCGGCGGGCGCCCGTGGTGGTGTCGGTGCggacgagggcgagggcgaggggcgCCGCCGTGGCGGTGCGGGCGGAGGCGACGGCCGAGGGGGTAGGGAAAGGGGGGAAGAAGGCGGCGGCAGGGAAGAAGAGGCCGGCGAGCGGGATCACCAAGCCGAAGCCCATCTCTCCGGAGCTGCGGGAGTTCGTCGGCGGCGCGCCGGAGCTGCCCCGGACCGAGGCCATCAAGCTTGTCTGGGCGCACATTAAGGGCAACAACCTCCAG GATCCAAATGACAAGAAGATAATAATCTGTGACGACAAACTGAGGAAGATATTTGGAGGGCGTGACCGTGTTGGGTTTCTTGAAATCTCTGGGCTGCTCAACCCCCACTTCCCGAAATGA